A section of the Drosophila sechellia strain sech25 chromosome 3L, ASM438219v1, whole genome shotgun sequence genome encodes:
- the LOC6616552 gene encoding uncharacterized protein LOC6616552, which yields MDISVPPPDSHWSLRFVDIEKPFPKKTLANATYKIIRFFYPPFALEAVDVTHVVSDPELNSLNVVLCVVVPLILGIGYAVYNYVRNEHTVAERPPLKLYELEQRMKEKYGPEYKQGIWKRKDIADPLLLTNNPSESKAKSRESSNATWLPKPIDDFNTTIRSDDEISTQLNRHSDMAGNFWKGEVVESTFSTQFNRHSDLAGNFRNQPSFVPF from the exons atggaTATATCGGTACCGCCGCCGGACTCGCACTGGTCGTTGAGGTTTGTGGACATCGAGAAGCCTTTTCCAAAAAAGACTTTGGCCAATGCCACCTACAAGATCATTCGCTTCTTTTACCCACCCTTTGCCCTGGAAGCCGTCGATGTCACCCACGTGGTCAGCGATCCCGAGCTGAATAGTTTAAACGTGGTGCTGTGTGTGGTCGTTCCCTTGATTCTGGGCATCGGCTATGCGGTGTACAACTATGTGCGGAATGAG CATACTGTGGCTGAACGGCCACCATTAAAATTGTACGAGCTTGAGCAGCGCATGAAGGAGAAGTACGGTCCGGAATACAAGCAGGGCATCTGGAAGCGAAAGGACATCGCTGACCCCCTCTTATTAACCAATAATCCATCCGAATCAAAAGCAAAGAGCCGTGAAAGCAGCAATGCCACCTGGCTGCCCAAACCGATAGATGACTTTAACACAACTATTAGATCCGACGATGAAATCAGTACTCAGTTGAATCGTCACTCGGATATGGCTGGAAATTTTTGGAAAGGAGAAGTAGTAGAAAGTACCTTTTCCACTCAGTTTAATCGCCACTCGGATCTGGCTGGGAATTTTAGAAACCAACCAAGCTTTGTACCCTTCTAA